A part of Myxococcus landrumus genomic DNA contains:
- a CDS encoding DUF885 domain-containing protein, with product MRIRVAVLLLASLSACASRSKDGSQSSSSLPTPARSATKAYSNFIGEYMDWLAASNPVRATQLGFHEHDAHLQDVTPVSLKRRAEALRGWLTRLEQVNCPNLSGDEALDAEMLRNAIRSELLTLEEERIWERNPSAYVGIISGGLSSLSTRDFSPLAERMRDMRSRMARIPSVLEAAKTNLKDVPPLWAQQAIRDARGTQTFLRVDLPRALQAQGVDKVPVPEVEAFNAAREEALTQLQGFTAWLEKDLLPRAHGDFRLGRELFEKKLSLEEHISLNADQLRDINERAIAQYKAWVAREAAKVDPTQSPEVVMALLAKDHPASEELIPLARTQLAELQRFVREKDILTLPTDALPSVRETPPYERLGFASMDTPGPFEGKAKEAYFNITNVEPEWTPEEKAQHLTYFNRAGLLGITVHEAMPGHYVQLLYGARIPTDVRRVYAPASVVEGWAHYAEQMMVDEGLGQGDPAVRLGQLRRALQRHARWYAALALHVYNEPVEAVAKRFAEIAYFEPFPALREVERGTSNPTYLYYALGRMQILKLREDYRKSLEAKGKKFVLKDFHDRFLQLGLPVSLARKVLIPGDEAPSLE from the coding sequence ATGCGCATTCGTGTCGCTGTTCTGTTGCTGGCCAGTCTCTCCGCGTGTGCATCACGCTCGAAGGACGGGTCCCAGTCCTCTTCCTCCCTGCCCACGCCGGCTCGCTCCGCGACCAAGGCCTATTCAAACTTCATCGGCGAGTACATGGACTGGCTCGCCGCCTCGAATCCCGTGCGAGCCACCCAGCTCGGCTTCCACGAGCACGACGCCCACCTCCAGGACGTCACGCCCGTGTCGCTGAAGCGGAGGGCCGAGGCCCTGCGAGGCTGGCTCACCCGGCTGGAGCAGGTGAACTGCCCCAACCTCTCGGGGGACGAGGCGCTCGACGCGGAGATGCTGCGCAACGCCATCCGCTCGGAGCTGCTCACGCTGGAGGAGGAGCGCATCTGGGAGCGCAACCCCAGCGCCTACGTGGGCATCATCTCCGGTGGCCTGTCCTCGCTGTCCACGCGCGACTTCTCCCCGCTGGCCGAGCGGATGCGCGACATGCGCTCCCGGATGGCGCGCATCCCCAGCGTGCTGGAGGCGGCGAAGACGAACTTGAAGGACGTGCCTCCGCTGTGGGCGCAGCAGGCCATCCGCGACGCGCGAGGCACGCAGACCTTCCTGCGCGTGGACCTGCCGCGCGCGCTCCAGGCGCAGGGCGTGGACAAGGTCCCCGTGCCGGAGGTCGAGGCCTTCAACGCCGCGCGCGAGGAGGCCCTGACGCAGTTGCAGGGCTTCACCGCCTGGCTGGAGAAGGACCTGCTGCCGCGCGCGCACGGCGACTTCCGCCTGGGCCGTGAGCTGTTCGAGAAGAAGCTCTCGCTGGAGGAGCACATCTCGCTGAACGCGGACCAGCTGCGCGACATCAACGAGCGGGCCATCGCCCAGTACAAGGCCTGGGTGGCGCGCGAGGCGGCGAAGGTGGACCCGACGCAGAGCCCCGAGGTGGTGATGGCCCTGCTCGCGAAGGACCATCCCGCGTCGGAGGAGCTGATTCCCCTGGCGCGCACCCAGCTCGCGGAGCTGCAGCGCTTCGTGCGCGAGAAGGACATCCTCACGCTGCCCACGGACGCGCTGCCGTCGGTGCGCGAGACGCCGCCGTATGAGCGGCTGGGCTTCGCGTCCATGGACACGCCGGGCCCCTTCGAGGGCAAGGCCAAGGAGGCGTACTTCAACATCACCAACGTGGAGCCGGAGTGGACCCCCGAGGAGAAGGCGCAGCACCTGACGTACTTCAACCGCGCGGGCCTCCTGGGCATCACCGTGCACGAGGCCATGCCCGGCCACTACGTGCAGCTGCTCTACGGCGCGCGGATTCCCACGGACGTGCGCCGCGTCTACGCCCCGGCCTCCGTCGTGGAGGGCTGGGCCCACTACGCCGAGCAGATGATGGTGGACGAGGGCCTGGGGCAGGGCGACCCGGCCGTGCGCCTGGGCCAGTTGCGGCGCGCGCTCCAGCGTCACGCGCGCTGGTACGCGGCGCTGGCGCTGCACGTCTACAACGAGCCCGTGGAGGCGGTGGCGAAGCGCTTCGCGGAGATTGCCTACTTCGAGCCCTTCCCCGCGCTGCGCGAGGTGGAGCGCGGCACGTCCAACCCCACGTATCTGTATTACGCGCTGGGGCGCATGCAGATTCTGAAGCTGCGCGAGGACTACCGGAAGTCCCTGGAGGCGAAGGGGAAGAAGTTCGTGCTGAAGGACTTCCACGACCGCTTCCTGCAACTGGGGCTGCCGGTGTCGCTCGCGCGCAAGGTGCTCATCCCCGGCGACGAGGCTCCGTCGCTGGAGTGA